From one Pirellulales bacterium genomic stretch:
- a CDS encoding pyridoxal-phosphate dependent enzyme — MSTGFLADGLIAGGNVPIHTSTCPSDSRTVQLLDLIGNTPLVPLRAIDTGPCELLVKLENCNPGGSIKDRIGRSMIEAAERDGRIQPGSTLVEATAGNTGLGLALIAAQKQYRLILVIPDKMSQEKVNHLKALGAEVVMTRSDVGRGHPEYYQDMAEQIARQTPRSFYVNQFNNPANPAAHETTTAPEIWRQCEGRLDAVVCGVGSGGTLTGLSRYFAKVAPHVEIVLADPVGSVLADYIATGRIGEAGSWLVEGIGEDFLPPIADLSRVRRAYQISDRESFEVARDLLRREGLLAGSSSGTLVAAALRYCREQTEPKRVVTFACDSGNKYLSKMYNDNWLADQGIDRRERTGDLRDLISRRFADQAVVTVAPSDPLYIAHTRMRSHDVSQLPVVQRSAIVGLIDESDLLLAVADDPAGFQQPVERHMISRLVTLPRHARIDEARAILTSGLVVIVADETGFHGLITRTDLLNFLRRR; from the coding sequence ATGTCTACCGGTTTCTTGGCCGATGGATTGATTGCCGGCGGCAATGTGCCAATCCACACGTCGACGTGCCCCTCCGACTCGCGCACCGTGCAACTGCTCGACCTGATCGGCAATACGCCGCTCGTGCCGCTGCGCGCGATCGACACCGGTCCGTGCGAACTGCTGGTGAAACTCGAGAACTGCAACCCCGGCGGTTCGATCAAAGATCGCATCGGCCGCTCGATGATCGAAGCGGCCGAGCGCGACGGCCGGATTCAGCCCGGCTCGACGCTCGTCGAAGCCACGGCCGGCAACACCGGCTTGGGCCTCGCGCTGATCGCGGCTCAAAAGCAATATCGCCTGATCCTCGTCATTCCCGACAAGATGAGCCAGGAAAAGGTGAACCATCTCAAGGCACTGGGGGCCGAGGTGGTGATGACCCGCAGCGACGTCGGCCGCGGCCATCCGGAATATTATCAAGACATGGCCGAGCAGATCGCCCGGCAAACGCCGCGCAGCTTCTACGTCAATCAGTTCAACAATCCAGCCAATCCGGCGGCCCACGAAACGACCACCGCTCCGGAAATCTGGCGGCAATGCGAAGGGCGGCTGGATGCGGTCGTGTGCGGCGTCGGCTCCGGCGGCACGCTCACCGGCCTGAGCCGCTATTTCGCCAAAGTCGCGCCGCATGTGGAAATCGTGCTGGCCGATCCGGTCGGCTCGGTGTTGGCTGATTACATCGCAACCGGCCGCATCGGCGAGGCCGGCTCGTGGCTCGTCGAAGGCATCGGCGAGGATTTTCTGCCGCCGATCGCCGATCTTTCCCGCGTGCGGCGGGCGTACCAGATTTCCGATCGCGAAAGTTTCGAGGTTGCCCGCGACCTGTTGCGGCGCGAAGGGCTGTTGGCCGGCTCGTCGTCGGGCACCCTCGTCGCCGCCGCCCTGCGCTATTGCCGCGAGCAGACCGAGCCGAAGCGCGTCGTTACGTTCGCCTGCGACTCGGGCAACAAATATCTTTCGAAAATGTACAACGACAACTGGCTTGCCGACCAGGGCATCGACCGCCGCGAGCGCACCGGCGATCTGCGCGACTTGATCAGCCGCCGGTTTGCCGATCAGGCCGTGGTCACCGTGGCGCCGAGCGATCCGCTTTATATCGCGCATACACGGATGCGATCGCACGACGTGTCGCAGCTTCCCGTCGTGCAGCGCAGCGCGATCGTCGGGCTGATCGACGAATCGGACCTGCTGTTGGCGGTGGCCGACGACCCGGCCGGCTTTCAGCAGCCGGTCGAGCGGCACATGATCTCCCGATTGGTGACGCTGCCGCGACACGCCCGGATCGACGAGGCGCGAGCGATTCTTACAAGTGGACTGGTGGTGATCGTCGCCGATGAAACAGGTTTTCACGGACTGATTACCCGGACCGACCTGTTGAACTTTTTGCGGCGGCGCTAA
- a CDS encoding hydantoinase B/oxoprolinase family protein, with product MTPKLWEFWIDVGGTFTDCVARRPDGALVRHKLLSSGVTKGAAGDGTTAIEIVDPLRKSDPLGFWNGFTLRLLDSGGQVAAEASVASFDAATGGLRLVAPMDALPRVGQVYELSSGQESPILGVRYLLRLAADEPIPQVSVRLGTTRGTNALITRRGARTALVTTRGFGDLPYIGYQNRPKLFELAIHKLPVLPATVVEIDERVAADGAVLRSPDPEAIRRQLAALRPTGIESLAICLLHGFAYPAHEQLVAEIARQVGFAEISVSSVVAPLVKIVSRSDTTAMDAYLNPILRSYIARLRTALADSDLRILTSAGGLVAAEQFVGKDSILSGPAGGVVGFSRVARSAGFDRAIGFDMGGTSTDVSRFDGQYDLEYETEKSGVRVVAPMMAIETVAAGGGSICRFDGVKLVVGPDSAGADPGPACYGRGGPLTVTDLNVHSGKILPGGFPFPLDLDAVDRRLSELAAEVAAATGRRYSPAEMADGLLRVANVNMVRAIRKVSIARGCDPRQYVLVPFGGAAGQHACAVARQLGVGQLLTHPDAGLLSARGIGLADAVRHRVEGIYGPYSQETLGTVERIWDRLAEEARAEITAEDSLGQFNQEAIEIRRRMDLRYRGTDTYLTIDRPADGDFAAAFRAEHSRLYGYTHAKRPLEIVAARIEAIGRQAESLSQSGRVASRPLSTKRQTTVRFDGRPLDTQVFRRDELRPGHRFAGPAIVHEFASTTVVDPGWEAEVLSGGEILLNDTAQEEPASREPDVLARESSDEIKSSGQMPQALAAFGKQQNGNSGADGTRSVPATVDADPVLLEIFNNHFAGIAEQMGVVLRDTASSVNVKERLDFSCAIFTAHGELVVNAPHIPVHLGAMGQTVRCILADNPAIEPGDVFVTNDPYRGGSHLPDVTVVTPVHEPVALAVAGGRSPRLLFITASRAHHAEIGGMVPGSMPPKSKNLAEEGVLIRNFRLLAAGEPRFDALGELLSSAPLPSRAVADNLADVAAQVAANRQGVVQLEALVAREGWPMIEAYMRHIQTAAERKTRIALSRLSPGRREFVDHLDDGSPIRVAITLFPGSDGPAAEIDFTGTGPVLPGNLNANQAIVTAALMYVLRLLIDEDIPLNEGVLSPVRVVLPECLLNPPSRDRPELCAAMAGGNVETSQRVVDVLLGAFGLAAASQGTMNNLLFGDAHFGYYETLCGGSGATADEPGADAVHTHMTNTRLTDPEILERRYPVRLLGFSIRRGSGGRGQRRGGDGVVRRLEFLRPLEVSILSQRRGPYPPYGMAGGEPGSLGRNTLRRADGTTLDLGACSQFSLALGDVLTIETPGGGGWGAEG from the coding sequence ATGACTCCGAAATTATGGGAATTCTGGATCGACGTCGGCGGCACGTTTACCGACTGCGTGGCTCGGCGGCCCGATGGCGCGCTCGTCCGGCACAAATTGCTCAGCTCGGGCGTCACCAAAGGAGCAGCCGGCGACGGCACAACCGCCATTGAAATCGTCGACCCGTTGCGCAAGTCCGACCCGCTGGGATTTTGGAACGGTTTCACGTTGCGATTGTTGGATTCCGGCGGCCAAGTCGCGGCGGAAGCGAGCGTCGCGTCGTTTGACGCTGCGACCGGCGGCCTGCGCTTGGTCGCTCCCATGGATGCGTTGCCACGAGTCGGGCAAGTTTATGAACTGTCGTCGGGACAGGAATCGCCGATCCTCGGTGTGCGATACCTGTTGCGGCTAGCGGCCGACGAGCCGATTCCGCAGGTGTCGGTCCGTTTGGGAACCACGCGCGGCACGAATGCGCTGATCACGCGCCGCGGCGCACGCACGGCGCTCGTGACTACCCGCGGATTCGGCGATTTGCCGTACATCGGCTATCAGAATCGCCCGAAGTTATTCGAATTGGCGATTCACAAGTTGCCGGTGTTGCCGGCGACGGTCGTCGAGATCGACGAGCGCGTCGCGGCCGACGGCGCGGTGTTGCGATCGCCCGATCCGGAAGCGATTCGCAGGCAATTGGCGGCACTGCGGCCGACGGGAATCGAATCGTTGGCCATCTGCTTGCTCCATGGCTTTGCCTATCCGGCCCACGAGCAACTCGTCGCCGAGATTGCTCGCCAAGTGGGCTTTGCGGAAATCAGCGTATCGAGCGTCGTGGCCCCGCTCGTGAAGATCGTTTCCCGCAGCGACACGACGGCGATGGATGCGTATCTGAATCCGATTTTGCGATCGTATATCGCCCGACTGCGAACGGCACTCGCGGACAGCGATTTGCGAATTCTCACCTCGGCGGGCGGTCTGGTCGCGGCAGAGCAATTCGTCGGCAAAGACAGCATTCTCTCCGGCCCTGCGGGCGGAGTCGTTGGTTTCTCACGCGTCGCAAGATCGGCCGGATTCGATCGGGCCATCGGATTCGACATGGGGGGCACGAGCACCGATGTCTCACGCTTCGATGGCCAATACGATTTGGAATACGAAACCGAGAAGTCGGGCGTCCGTGTCGTCGCGCCGATGATGGCCATCGAAACGGTCGCGGCCGGCGGCGGCTCGATCTGCCGTTTCGATGGCGTGAAGCTCGTCGTCGGCCCGGATAGCGCCGGCGCCGATCCCGGGCCCGCCTGCTACGGCCGCGGCGGTCCGCTTACGGTGACCGATTTGAACGTCCACTCGGGCAAAATTCTTCCCGGCGGCTTTCCGTTTCCGCTCGATCTCGACGCCGTCGACCGCCGGCTGAGCGAATTGGCCGCCGAGGTCGCCGCGGCGACGGGCCGGCGCTATTCGCCGGCTGAAATGGCCGACGGATTGCTCCGCGTGGCGAATGTGAACATGGTTCGCGCGATTCGCAAGGTATCGATCGCCCGCGGCTGCGACCCGCGGCAATATGTGCTGGTGCCGTTTGGCGGCGCGGCGGGGCAGCATGCCTGCGCGGTGGCCCGGCAATTGGGCGTTGGGCAACTTCTCACGCACCCCGACGCGGGCCTGCTCAGCGCTCGGGGCATTGGGCTGGCCGATGCGGTGCGGCATCGAGTGGAAGGCATTTATGGCCCCTATTCGCAAGAAACGCTTGGCACGGTGGAGCGGATTTGGGACCGGCTCGCCGAAGAAGCCCGCGCGGAAATCACCGCGGAAGATTCGCTTGGGCAATTCAACCAGGAGGCGATCGAAATCCGGCGGCGGATGGACCTGCGCTATCGCGGCACGGATACATACTTGACGATCGATCGGCCTGCCGACGGCGATTTTGCAGCGGCCTTTCGCGCCGAACATAGCCGGCTGTATGGCTACACCCATGCCAAACGTCCGCTGGAGATCGTGGCAGCGCGGATCGAAGCGATCGGCCGGCAAGCGGAGTCGTTGTCGCAATCGGGCCGCGTCGCATCTCGCCCGCTCTCTACAAAGCGGCAGACAACCGTCCGCTTCGATGGCAGGCCACTCGACACGCAGGTTTTCCGTCGCGACGAACTTCGACCGGGCCATCGCTTTGCCGGTCCGGCGATCGTGCACGAGTTCGCCTCGACGACGGTCGTCGATCCCGGCTGGGAGGCGGAAGTTCTCAGCGGCGGAGAAATCCTGCTAAACGACACCGCGCAAGAGGAGCCCGCATCGCGGGAGCCCGATGTGCTAGCAAGGGAATCGTCGGACGAGATCAAATCCTCGGGGCAGATGCCTCAAGCTCTGGCGGCGTTTGGCAAGCAGCAAAACGGCAACAGCGGGGCGGACGGCACACGGAGTGTGCCTGCTACGGTGGACGCCGATCCGGTGCTGTTGGAAATTTTCAACAACCATTTCGCCGGGATTGCCGAGCAGATGGGGGTCGTTCTGCGCGATACGGCTTCGAGCGTGAACGTGAAGGAGCGGCTCGATTTTAGCTGTGCGATTTTCACCGCTCATGGCGAATTGGTCGTGAACGCTCCGCATATTCCCGTGCATCTCGGAGCGATGGGGCAAACGGTTCGTTGCATTTTGGCCGACAATCCGGCGATCGAACCCGGCGACGTGTTCGTGACCAATGACCCGTATCGCGGCGGCTCGCATTTGCCGGATGTGACCGTCGTGACGCCGGTTCACGAGCCGGTGGCGCTCGCCGTCGCGGGCGGCCGTTCGCCGCGGTTGCTGTTCATCACGGCGAGCCGAGCGCACCATGCCGAGATCGGCGGGATGGTTCCCGGTTCGATGCCTCCGAAATCGAAGAACCTGGCCGAGGAAGGAGTGCTGATTCGCAACTTCCGCTTGCTTGCCGCGGGCGAACCGCGGTTCGATGCGCTCGGCGAATTGCTATCCTCCGCTCCGCTTCCCAGCCGCGCGGTGGCCGACAATCTGGCCGATGTCGCGGCGCAAGTCGCAGCGAACCGGCAAGGCGTCGTGCAACTCGAAGCGCTCGTGGCGCGGGAGGGTTGGCCGATGATCGAGGCCTATATGCGGCACATTCAAACTGCGGCCGAGCGGAAGACACGGATCGCCCTTTCCCGGCTTTCGCCCGGCCGGCGCGAGTTTGTCGATCATCTCGACGATGGTTCGCCGATTCGAGTCGCGATCACGCTATTCCCCGGTTCCGATGGGCCGGCCGCCGAAATCGATTTCACGGGCACGGGCCCGGTGCTACCCGGAAACCTGAATGCCAATCAGGCGATTGTCACGGCGGCGCTGATGTATGTGCTGCGGCTGTTGATCGATGAAGATATTCCGCTGAACGAAGGCGTATTGTCACCGGTGCGCGTGGTGTTGCCGGAGTGTTTGTTGAATCCACCGTCGCGTGATCGGCCGGAGCTTTGCGCCGCGATGGCGGGGGGCAATGTCGAAACCTCGCAGCGCGTCGTCGATGTGTTGCTGGGCGCATTCGGTTTGGCCGCGGCCAGCCAAGGCACGATGAACAATCTGCTGTTCGGCGATGCGCATTTCGGCTATTACGAAACGCTGTGCGGCGGCTCCGGCGCCACGGCCGACGAGCCCGGCGCCGACGCGGTGCACACGCACATGACCAACACGCGGCTCACCGACCCGGAAATTCTCGAGCGGCGATATCCGGTGCGGCTGTTGGGATTTTCGATTCGCCGCGGCTCCGGCGGCCGGGGACAGAGGCGCGGCGGCGATGGCGTGGTGCGCCGGCTCGAATTCTTGCGCCCCTTGGAAGTGTCGATTCTATCGCAGCGCCGCGGGCCGTATCCGCCCTACGGCATGGCGGGCGGAGAACCGGGTTCGCTTGGCCGCAACACGCTACGCCGCGCCGACGGCACGACGCTCGATCTCGGCGCGTGCAGCCAATTTTCGCTCGCCCTGGGCGACGTTCTTACCATTGAAACGCCCGGCGGCGGCGGTTGGGGCGCGGAAGGCTGA
- a CDS encoding PLP-dependent aspartate aminotransferase family protein yields the protein MLHETTPAIAGAATSVVPVVLPLASTLPPRLGFATRAVHAGQHPDPTTGAVMQPIYATSTYVQQSPGVHKGFDYGRSHNPTRFAFERCVADLENGQSAFAFASGLAAAATVLEVLDHGAHVVVCDDLYGGSYRLFERVRRRTANLDFTYVDPTNLPALEAAILPNTRMVWIESPSNPLLKLADLERIAALAARHHLISVADNTFATPFVQCPLTLGFDIVVHSVTKYLNGHSDMIGGAAIVGDRKDLADQLRFLQNAVGGILGPFDCFLALRGLKTLSLRMQRHCESAMQIADWLERRGDIVRVYYPGLRSHRQHDLAKRQMRAFGGMVSVVVDGGQPRAKRLLERCRIFSLAESLGGVESLIEHPGLMTHASIPAAQRAAIGIDDGLVRLSVGVEDVQDLLADLEQALQ from the coding sequence ATGCTTCACGAAACAACTCCGGCAATCGCTGGTGCGGCGACGAGTGTCGTCCCCGTCGTGCTGCCCCTCGCATCGACTTTGCCGCCGCGGCTCGGATTCGCCACGCGAGCGGTTCATGCCGGCCAGCATCCCGATCCGACGACCGGGGCGGTGATGCAGCCGATCTACGCCACGAGCACCTATGTGCAGCAGTCGCCCGGCGTACATAAGGGCTTCGACTACGGTCGTTCGCACAACCCGACGCGCTTCGCCTTCGAGCGCTGCGTGGCCGATTTGGAAAACGGGCAATCGGCGTTCGCGTTTGCCTCGGGCTTGGCTGCAGCAGCCACGGTGCTCGAGGTGCTCGACCATGGCGCGCACGTTGTCGTATGCGACGATTTATACGGCGGTTCGTATCGCCTGTTCGAACGCGTGCGCCGCCGCACGGCGAACCTCGATTTCACGTATGTCGATCCGACCAATCTGCCGGCGCTCGAAGCGGCCATATTGCCGAACACGCGGATGGTGTGGATCGAGTCGCCATCCAACCCGCTTTTGAAATTGGCCGACCTGGAGCGCATCGCCGCGCTCGCGGCGCGGCATCATTTGATCAGCGTCGCCGACAACACGTTTGCCACGCCGTTCGTGCAATGCCCCCTGACGCTGGGATTCGACATCGTCGTCCACTCGGTGACGAAATATCTCAACGGCCATAGCGACATGATCGGCGGAGCGGCGATCGTCGGCGATCGAAAAGATTTGGCAGATCAGCTTCGCTTCCTGCAGAACGCGGTGGGCGGGATTCTCGGGCCGTTCGATTGCTTTCTGGCCTTGCGCGGATTGAAAACGCTCTCGCTGCGCATGCAGCGGCACTGCGAAAGCGCGATGCAGATCGCCGATTGGCTCGAGCGCCGCGGCGACATCGTCCGGGTCTACTATCCCGGCCTGCGCTCGCACCGGCAGCACGATCTGGCCAAGCGCCAGATGCGCGCTTTCGGCGGAATGGTGTCGGTGGTGGTCGATGGCGGACAGCCACGGGCCAAACGGCTGCTCGAACGCTGCCGCATTTTTTCCCTCGCCGAAAGCCTCGGAGGCGTCGAAAGCCTCATCGAGCATCCCGGCCTGATGACCCACGCCTCGATCCCGGCCGCCCAACGGGCTGCGATCGGCATCGACGACGGATTGGTGCGGCTATCGGTCGGCGTCGAAGACGTGCAAGACCTGCTCGCCGATCTGGAGCAAGCGCTGCAGTAG
- a CDS encoding arylsulfatase gives MNRTSFLTRICFFVAACLLFVSTAAHAVLAADSSQQAPPRPNIVYILCDDLGYGDVHCLNPRRGKIPTPNIDRLATQGMAFTDAHGGSSVCTPTRYGILTGRYAWRSRLQSGVLAGESPPLIAPQRLTVPVLLKQHGYATACLGKWHLGLKFGPHGYADSIEDGPLEHGFDYFYGISASLDMPPFAFVENHRFTEIPSVTKKWLRAGPAAKSFDAVDVLPTLTRKAVAYIGGHAASAKLGNPFFLYLAFTSPHTPIVPTAEWQGKSPLGPYGDFVMQTDWATGEVLHAIDKAGLADDTLVIFTSDNGCSPAAGVDKLEAKGHYPSAEFRGYKSDIWDGGHRIPFIVRWPGQVKAAAASDQLTCLTDLLATCADLVGDKLPDNAGEDSVSILPALLGRDKAPLREAVVHHSIDGLFAIRQGPWKLEFCPGSGGWSTPHDAQATKAGLPEIQLYNMRGDVGERTNVEADHRDIVRRLTKLFERYVAEGRSTPGATQSNDVRVEIFKTASAKASEKLREIGD, from the coding sequence ATGAATCGAACCAGTTTTCTGACCCGCATTTGTTTTTTCGTTGCCGCGTGTTTGCTTTTCGTTTCTACCGCTGCGCACGCAGTTCTCGCAGCGGATTCGTCGCAGCAAGCCCCGCCGCGGCCGAATATCGTCTACATCCTCTGCGACGATCTGGGATACGGCGACGTGCATTGCTTGAACCCGCGACGAGGCAAAATCCCTACGCCGAATATCGATCGCTTGGCGACGCAGGGTATGGCATTTACCGACGCCCATGGCGGTTCGTCGGTTTGCACGCCGACGCGCTACGGCATTCTCACCGGGCGCTACGCTTGGCGCTCGCGGCTGCAAAGCGGCGTGCTGGCGGGCGAAAGTCCTCCGCTCATCGCCCCGCAGCGGCTGACCGTGCCCGTGCTGCTCAAGCAACACGGCTATGCCACGGCCTGCCTGGGAAAATGGCACCTCGGCTTGAAATTCGGCCCGCACGGTTATGCCGACTCGATCGAAGATGGCCCGCTCGAGCATGGATTTGACTATTTCTACGGCATCAGCGCATCGCTCGATATGCCGCCGTTCGCCTTCGTCGAAAACCACCGCTTCACGGAAATTCCCTCGGTGACCAAGAAGTGGTTGCGTGCCGGGCCAGCCGCGAAAAGCTTCGACGCAGTCGATGTTCTGCCGACATTGACCCGCAAAGCGGTCGCATATATTGGCGGCCATGCGGCGAGCGCGAAGTTAGGAAATCCGTTTTTCTTGTACCTCGCGTTCACCTCGCCGCACACGCCGATCGTGCCGACCGCCGAATGGCAAGGCAAAAGTCCGTTGGGGCCATATGGAGATTTCGTGATGCAAACCGATTGGGCGACCGGCGAAGTGCTGCACGCGATCGACAAAGCCGGCTTGGCCGACGACACGCTCGTCATCTTCACCAGCGACAACGGCTGCAGTCCGGCCGCCGGTGTCGACAAGCTCGAAGCCAAGGGGCACTACCCAAGCGCCGAATTTCGCGGATATAAGTCGGATATTTGGGACGGCGGCCACCGCATTCCGTTCATCGTCCGTTGGCCGGGCCAGGTGAAAGCCGCCGCCGCCAGCGATCAGCTCACCTGCCTTACCGACTTGCTGGCAACGTGCGCCGATTTGGTCGGCGACAAGCTTCCAGACAATGCCGGCGAAGACAGCGTCAGCATCCTGCCGGCGCTGTTGGGCCGCGACAAGGCGCCGCTGCGCGAAGCGGTCGTGCATCATTCGATCGACGGCCTGTTCGCGATTCGCCAGGGTCCGTGGAAGCTCGAGTTTTGCCCCGGCTCCGGCGGTTGGAGCACGCCGCACGATGCTCAAGCGACGAAAGCAGGTTTGCCCGAGATTCAGCTCTACAACATGCGGGGCGACGTCGGCGAGCGAACCAATGTCGAAGCCGACCACCGCGATATCGTCCGCCGCCTGACGAAGCTGTTCGAGCGCTACGTTGCGGAAGGCCGCAGCACGCCCGGCGCCACGCAGTCGAACGACGTGCGGGTCGAAATCTTCAAAACGGCCAGTGCCAAGGCGAGCGAAAAGCTGCGCGAAATCGGCGACTAA